A window of the Ipomoea triloba cultivar NCNSP0323 chromosome 14, ASM357664v1 genome harbors these coding sequences:
- the LOC116004400 gene encoding transmembrane protein 45A-like codes for MGTLVGHVAPGFGFFVIGLWHLLNHIRLHALALHPTDYISLPWFPTPRIKYLELFLIMGGCLASISMELFIGPERHQPLAPDGTIPSNHLHNFEHSNISLTFLIYAVFSIVLDKSSAPAKYGLTQFLAALAFAQQLLLFHLHSADHMGVEGQYHWLLQTVISVSLSTTLLNIPFPHSFLTGFIRSASILLQGAWFIAMGFMLWTPELIPKGCFINSEEGHQVVRCHGPEDLERAKSLVNIQFSWYVIAVAVFAVAAYLALLKVYQEKVEYQSLGTKLDDQEDETTIEIEDVEAQKRDKAESKRFLEMGKFFASSDMER; via the coding sequence atGGGTACATTGGTGGGGCATGTGGCACCTGGTTTTGGGTTCTTTGTGATTGGGTTATGGCATCTATTGAACCACATAAGGCTTCATGCTCTAGCTCTACACCCAACAGATTACATTTCTCTCCCATGGTTCCCTACTCCAAGAATCAAGTACTTGGAGCTTTTCTTGATTATGGGCGGGTGTTTAGCCTCTATATCCATGGAGCTTTTCATAGGCCCGGAAAGGCACCAGCCTTTAGCCCCAGACGGGACTATACCCTCCAACCATCTCCACAACTTCGAGCACTCAAACATCTCCCTCACCTTCCTAATCTACGCGGTTTTCTCGATCGTCCTCGACAAATCCTCGGCGCCGGCCAAATACGGGCTGACCCAATTCCTCGCCGCCCTGGCTTTCGCCCAGCAGCTCCTCCTCTTCCACCTCCACTCCGCCGACCACATGGGCGTCGAAGGCCAATACCACTGGCTCCTCCAAACCGTCATCTCCGTCTCCTTATCCACAACCCTTTTAAACATCCCTTTCCCCCACAGCTTCCTCACCGGCTTTATCAGGTCCGCCAGTATTCTCCTCCAAGGCGCGTGGTTTATCGCCATGGGCTTCATGCTCTGGACCCCGGAGCTCATCCCCAAAGGCTGCTTCATCAACTCCGAGGAAGGGCACCAGGTGGTTCGCTGCCACGGCCCCGAGGATCTCGAACGCGCCAAATCGCTCGTCAATATTCAGTTCAGCTGGTACGTAATCGCCGTCGCCGTTTTCGCCGTCGCCGCTTACTTGGCGCTCCTCAAGGTTTACCAAGAAAAAGTGGAGTACCAGTCTCTGGGCACCAAACTGGACGACCAAGAGGACGAAACTACAATAGAGATTGAAGATGTTGAGGCGCAGAAGAGAGACAAAGCCGAGTCAAAGAGGTTTCTTGAAATGGGCAAGTTTTTTGCTTCTTCGGACATGGAGAGGTAG